A single Lactuca sativa cultivar Salinas chromosome 8, Lsat_Salinas_v11, whole genome shotgun sequence DNA region contains:
- the LOC111906300 gene encoding uncharacterized protein LOC111906300 encodes MSTSSSDEPLNPEPEPIAEAPKIQGNEKENENKNLNPESTDPSPVDIEKGNQEGEEEEEGECGFCLFMKGGECRETFINWEKCVEEGEKNDEDIVNKCFDATSALKKCMEAHPDYYGVILQAEKDAEQEVHNQLDQEKEEKVAVDSKSEDQQQKQESQ; translated from the coding sequence ATGTCTACCTCCTCATCTGATGAACCCCTAAACCCAGAACCAGAACCCATCGCTGAAGCACCTAAAATACAAGGAAACGAAAAAGAAAACGAAAACAAAAACCTAAATCCAGAATCCACAGATCCATCCCCAGTAGACATAGAAAAAGGAAATCAAGagggggaagaagaagaagaaggagaatgtGGATTTTGCTTGTTCATGAAAGGGGGCGAGTGTAGAGAAACATTCATCAACTGGGAAAAATGCGTTGAAGAAGGCGAAAAGAACGATGAAGATATCGTGAACAAGTGTTTTGATGCTACATCAGCTTTGAAGAAATGTATGGAGGCTCATCCGGATTACTACGGCGTGATTTTGCAAGCAGAAAAGGACGCTGAGCAAGAAGTACACAATCAATTAGATCAGGAAAAAGAAGAAAAGGTTGCAGTAGATTCAAAATCAGAGGATCAGCAACAAAAACAGGAAAGTCAATGA